In one Candidatus Nomurabacteria bacterium genomic region, the following are encoded:
- the gatC gene encoding Asp-tRNA(Asn)/Glu-tRNA(Gln) amidotransferase subunit GatC — protein sequence MTTTITRDDVLHLAQLSSLQLSDDEIGALQADLGNILEYINQLSELNTEGVEPTYQVTDLENIGRDDVVTKSSVGRDELLALAPEQLNNQIKVPKVL from the coding sequence ATGACCACCACTATCACTCGCGATGATGTACTTCATTTGGCGCAACTGTCTAGTCTGCAGTTGTCTGATGATGAAATTGGCGCGCTACAAGCGGATTTGGGTAACATACTTGAATATATTAATCAGCTGAGTGAACTTAATACAGAAGGTGTCGAACCGACATATCAGGTAACTGATCTCGAAAATATCGGACGCGACGATGTCGTCACAAAATCATCTGTCGGTCGCGACGAATTATTAGCGCTAGCTCCAGAGCAACTAAACAACCAAATAAAAGTTCCAAAGGTACTGTAA
- the gatA gene encoding Asp-tRNA(Asn)/Glu-tRNA(Gln) amidotransferase subunit GatA gives MSKISDYIGSSAVENVKKALAAAKDHEEFHTLLSLTEERALERAAKVDSGDIAGRLAGVPFVAKDNFLAFGSPTTAASNILANFTAPLQATAIERLEAEGAICIGKANLDAFAHGGSTENSAFGPTLNSVDKSRVSGGSSGGSAVAVALSIVPFTLGSDTGGSIRQPASFNGVIGVKPTYGTVSRFGVVAMASSTDTIGCFTTNAADAELVMDIMAGRDSSDMTTLPDFFAPSEVKAGQKIGIIKEFMTDDVDADVKARVLEYAEKLRAAGHTVEEVSLPIVKYTLAMYYIIVPAEISSNLARYDGVRYGVRADNTDLSELYGKSRDQGFVAENKRRIMIGSYVLSSGFFDAYYMQAQKARTLLINEFNELFTQYDALIGPVSPTPAFKLGENTADPVKMYLADVMTVPASLAGLPAISVPAGTTSENLPVGVQLIGQRKADAQLLALAKSMEENK, from the coding sequence ATGTCAAAAATTTCTGACTACATTGGGTCTTCTGCTGTCGAAAATGTTAAAAAGGCCTTGGCGGCCGCCAAGGATCACGAAGAATTTCATACGCTATTGTCACTTACTGAAGAGCGAGCACTTGAGCGTGCCGCCAAAGTAGACAGCGGTGATATCGCCGGCCGACTGGCTGGGGTACCGTTCGTGGCAAAAGATAACTTTCTGGCATTCGGCTCACCAACGACTGCGGCGAGTAATATACTTGCGAATTTTACCGCGCCGCTTCAAGCGACAGCTATAGAACGCTTAGAGGCAGAAGGCGCGATTTGCATAGGCAAGGCGAATCTTGATGCATTTGCACATGGCGGAAGTACCGAAAACTCTGCCTTTGGTCCTACTCTTAACTCGGTAGATAAATCCCGTGTCTCAGGTGGCTCATCGGGCGGTTCGGCAGTCGCCGTGGCACTTAGCATCGTGCCATTCACACTAGGTAGCGATACGGGCGGTTCTATTCGACAACCAGCCAGTTTTAATGGCGTTATCGGCGTAAAACCGACGTACGGAACGGTTAGTCGCTTTGGCGTAGTTGCAATGGCAAGCAGTACCGATACGATCGGTTGTTTCACGACGAACGCAGCGGACGCTGAATTAGTGATGGACATTATGGCTGGTCGCGACAGTAGCGACATGACGACATTGCCGGACTTTTTCGCCCCGTCAGAAGTGAAGGCAGGCCAGAAGATCGGTATCATTAAAGAGTTTATGACAGATGACGTTGATGCGGATGTAAAAGCACGCGTATTGGAATACGCAGAGAAATTAAGAGCCGCTGGTCATACTGTCGAGGAAGTCAGCTTGCCGATCGTAAAGTACACGCTTGCCATGTACTACATCATCGTACCGGCTGAAATCAGCAGCAACCTGGCTCGCTACGATGGCGTACGGTACGGAGTGCGTGCCGACAATACTGATTTATCTGAACTTTACGGTAAGTCTCGTGATCAAGGATTTGTGGCAGAAAACAAGCGACGTATTATGATAGGCAGCTACGTGTTATCGAGTGGTTTCTTTGACGCTTATTACATGCAAGCGCAAAAGGCGCGAACGTTACTCATTAATGAATTTAACGAACTATTTACTCAGTATGATGCGCTTATTGGGCCAGTAAGTCCGACACCCGCCTTCAAGCTGGGCGAAAACACTGCGGACCCGGTCAAAATGTACCTGGCGGACGTCATGACCGTGCCAGCAAGCTTGGCTGGTTTGCCCGCAATTAGCGTGCCTGCCGGCACCACAAGCGAGAACCTACCCGTGGGTGTGCAGCTTATTGGTCAACGAAAGGCCGATGCTCAGCTGCTCGCTCTAGCAAAAAGCATGGAGGAAAACAAATAA
- the gatB gene encoding Asp-tRNA(Asn)/Glu-tRNA(Gln) amidotransferase subunit GatB: MTIGIECHVQLATLTKLFSPADNDARDKNPNSVVHPIDYGLPGMLPVLNNRTVELAVLAGMAMNAKIANVSRFDRKHYFYPDLPNGYQITQMYHPTILEGFVEAPMEDGSSVHVRIHHAHIEMDAGKLSHYGDYSLVDLNRAGTPLIEVVSEPDMHSPQEAKAFASELHKLMTYAGVTFGDLYHGNMRFDVNISVAPEGATELGKRAEVKNLNSFRSVERAAEYEFKRQVSLLEKGERVVQETRGWDDATGKTTSQRSKEDAQDYRYMPDPDIPPIVLSDERIAEIQKDMPKLPPFFREKWSKLGVDKSVVESLLAHHSYAELITSIQDNAGDDAARRVAHWFASGVSTDDETAEIASVFVPENFVELSRMVDANELSSTAAKEVFNELLVSDKTPREIAEEKNLLQVSDEGAIAAIVDEVLNDPASMKAVEDIRAGNDKAIGFLVGQIMKKSQGKANPALAQKLIRERL, encoded by the coding sequence ATGACTATAGGTATAGAATGCCATGTTCAGCTGGCGACGCTGACCAAGCTTTTCAGTCCAGCTGACAACGACGCCCGAGATAAGAATCCGAACAGCGTCGTTCATCCGATCGATTACGGTCTACCCGGCATGCTGCCCGTGTTAAATAACCGTACTGTCGAGCTTGCGGTACTCGCTGGAATGGCTATGAATGCCAAAATTGCAAACGTTAGTCGTTTTGATCGCAAACACTACTTTTATCCTGATTTGCCAAATGGCTATCAGATAACGCAGATGTACCATCCGACAATCCTTGAAGGTTTTGTAGAGGCGCCAATGGAGGACGGCAGTTCGGTTCATGTGCGTATTCATCACGCCCACATTGAGATGGACGCCGGCAAACTTTCGCATTATGGCGACTATAGCCTCGTCGACCTTAACCGTGCCGGCACGCCGTTGATTGAAGTTGTTTCTGAGCCGGACATGCACTCGCCACAAGAGGCCAAGGCCTTCGCGTCTGAACTTCATAAGCTTATGACATATGCAGGCGTGACATTTGGTGATTTATACCATGGCAATATGCGTTTCGACGTGAATATTTCAGTCGCCCCCGAAGGCGCAACCGAGCTTGGTAAACGTGCCGAAGTAAAAAATCTTAACTCATTCCGCAGCGTGGAGCGCGCAGCCGAGTACGAGTTTAAGCGTCAGGTTTCACTTCTTGAAAAGGGTGAGAGAGTCGTACAGGAAACTCGTGGCTGGGATGACGCAACTGGTAAAACGACGAGTCAACGAAGCAAAGAAGACGCCCAAGATTACCGCTACATGCCCGACCCAGACATACCGCCGATCGTTCTGTCTGATGAGCGAATCGCAGAAATACAAAAAGACATGCCGAAGTTGCCGCCGTTTTTCCGTGAGAAGTGGTCAAAACTAGGCGTCGACAAGTCGGTCGTTGAGTCGCTTTTGGCGCACCATAGTTATGCGGAGTTGATTACGTCTATTCAAGATAATGCCGGTGATGATGCGGCAAGGCGCGTGGCGCATTGGTTTGCGAGTGGCGTATCGACTGATGACGAGACGGCTGAAATTGCCAGCGTGTTCGTACCTGAGAATTTTGTAGAACTATCTAGGATGGTAGACGCCAATGAACTTTCTAGTACTGCAGCAAAAGAAGTCTTTAACGAATTACTCGTCAGCGACAAAACGCCACGCGAAATCGCCGAGGAAAAAAACTTACTTCAAGTGAGCGACGAAGGAGCCATAGCGGCCATAGTAGACGAAGTCTTAAACGATCCTGCAAGTATGAAAGCTGTAGAAGACATAAGGGCGGGTAATGACAAGGCTATCGGATTCCTAGTGGGGCAGATCATGAAAAAGTCGCAAGGCAAGGCAAATCCGGCTCTGGCACAAAAGCTAATAAGGGAGAGGCTATAG
- a CDS encoding NTP transferase domain-containing protein, with product MKKPTKAIIAAAGFGTRFLPQTKAMPKEMLPLIDKPIIQYVVEELVEAGIKDIIIVGSSNKRAIEDHFDVPSEDLLANLRAGGPKKQPFIDILNGVSNLANFIYIRQKGPYGNATPLACASHLISEDEPFIYTFADDFIVASPSRFKQMIDIYTEHNKPVLTCKTVVDDEEYDRYGIVAGDELSEGLIKMSHIVEKPGKMNTPSNLASVSSYLLTGKIFDYIENAQNTYDGKDEFLLQPIMQQMIDEGYEYLACAIKDGTYYDTGNKLEYIKTVIDFGLRHEDMSDALRDYLVGRLKQ from the coding sequence ATGAAAAAACCAACCAAAGCAATCATAGCCGCGGCGGGCTTCGGTACGAGGTTTTTGCCACAAACTAAGGCTATGCCTAAGGAGATGCTTCCACTCATTGATAAGCCGATTATTCAGTATGTAGTAGAGGAACTTGTAGAGGCTGGGATCAAAGATATTATCATTGTCGGAAGCAGTAACAAGCGCGCTATAGAAGACCATTTTGACGTACCGAGCGAGGACTTGCTTGCTAATTTGCGTGCCGGCGGCCCAAAGAAACAGCCGTTTATAGATATTTTGAACGGTGTATCTAATCTGGCGAACTTTATTTACATTCGACAAAAAGGTCCTTATGGCAATGCCACGCCACTTGCTTGCGCAAGCCATTTAATTTCAGAGGATGAGCCATTTATTTATACCTTTGCTGACGATTTTATCGTTGCATCTCCAAGCCGATTCAAACAAATGATTGATATATATACAGAACACAACAAGCCGGTACTAACCTGTAAAACTGTCGTTGATGATGAAGAGTACGATCGCTACGGTATTGTCGCGGGAGATGAGCTGAGTGAAGGGCTAATAAAAATGTCGCATATCGTTGAGAAACCTGGCAAAATGAACACACCGTCGAATCTTGCATCAGTCAGTAGTTATTTGCTGACAGGAAAGATTTTTGATTACATTGAGAATGCTCAAAATACGTATGATGGAAAAGACGAATTTCTTTTACAACCAATTATGCAGCAGATGATAGATGAGGGCTATGAGTACCTGGCATGCGCAATCAAAGACGGTACTTATTATGATACCGGTAACAAGCTTGAATACATTAAAACAGTGATTGACTTCGGTTTACGACATGAAGATATGAGCGACGCATTGCGCGATTATCTAGTAGGCAGACTTAAGCAATAA
- a CDS encoding YtxH domain-containing protein: MMGKKIALGAIVGAVAGVVAGVLVAPKSGKQTRSDIKKTAKDLKKKTSKAPAKKKTSAKSTKSKSKK; the protein is encoded by the coding sequence ATGATGGGTAAGAAAATAGCACTAGGAGCAATCGTTGGAGCAGTTGCTGGTGTTGTGGCGGGTGTTTTAGTCGCACCAAAAAGCGGCAAGCAAACCCGGAGTGACATCAAAAAGACTGCTAAGGATTTGAAAAAAAAGACTTCAAAAGCACCTGCTAAGAAAAAAACTTCTGCGAAATCCACGAAATCAAAGTCTAAGAAATAA
- a CDS encoding DNA polymerase III subunit alpha — protein sequence MGEKKTNTNDASLEVSDYVHLHNHTHHSLLDGLTKVPNLVNRVKELGMQSVAITDHGTMSGTIEFYKAATAAGIKPIIGMEAYVAARSHQDRDPQKDKARYHLILLAMNDTGYRNLMQLSTIANLDGFYYKPRIDHELLEKYGEGLIVLSGCASSELGEQLRIDNYEEAKKIAKWYKSVFGDRYYLELQDHGHLENPSKWEVQVGINTHLEKLAKELDIPCVVTSDGHYLSHDYQEAHEILLCVGTGAYLSDANRMSLKDFELHVTEPDEIIKRWKETNPEAVRNTKRIADRCDVTIELGKILIPKFPVPKGEDEKSYLHKLVWRGLAWRYGGVTLEKSEKLSVDEARKLLSEKVVKQADYELGIMDQMGYNGYFLIVQDFMIWGKNRGIIFGPGRGSAAGSIVAYSLRITEIDPIRYDLMFERFLNPSRISMPDIDIDIQDTRRDEVIQYCAEKYGDSRVANIVTFGTMAARAAVRDVARVLEVPYADADRLSKMIPAPVQGRHIPLSQSIKDDPDLKAEYESNPVSKRVIDFATRLEGTIRSHGVHAAGVVIAPDDIVKYAPLEMAQKGVVTTQYPMGPIEELGLLKMDFLGLSNLSIINNTLRIIRKVYETEIDLASIPIDDQKTFELLQRADTTGVFQLESAGMKRYLRELKPTLFEDIIAMGALYRPGPMAEIPRFIEGKNNPSSITYLHESLEPILGDTYGVMVYQEQVIKLLQMVAGYTPGEADLVRKAIGKKKRDIMEAEEPKFIEGCVKQGLTKESAEQLWAQIQPFADYSFNKAHATCYAQISYWTAYLKAHYPDAFMAALMTSDEDDIDRLAIEIAESQRMGIKVLPPDVNESFVEFAVVKGKSQIRFGMAAVKGVGVGAVEEILRARSDGKFASVVDFAKRVNVQKFNKKAWESLIKTGGFDQLADRSDLLFNLESIQGFASKLQKEASSGQTDLFGLLGESSESVMPSISLQPSPTKHTEKERLMWERELMGLYISAHPLDEYAQYFAEQTVPLSTLTKANDEHKAIVGGLISTMRTIITKSGTKMAFIGLEDKTGETEVIVFPKLFQQIGEQLKQDVAVRIEGTISARDREGNLMDDIKVIADNIMIVTDQELRDYQSTGGGPLKARAGSVTTTKRSFSRKQTSLPSTESYATPSVRTATVAAATPKQVYVNVKNPDDHTVLEQLKKTCSRHPGVDTIILVLGDENKSAIKLPFAVDVGDTLTGELGKLLGEDAVVVK from the coding sequence ATGGGGGAGAAAAAAACAAACACCAACGATGCTTCTTTGGAAGTCTCTGATTACGTGCATTTGCATAATCACACGCATCACTCTTTGTTGGACGGCTTGACTAAGGTTCCAAATCTAGTGAATAGAGTCAAAGAGCTAGGTATGCAATCTGTTGCCATTACGGACCACGGAACTATGAGTGGAACGATTGAGTTTTACAAGGCGGCAACGGCTGCTGGCATAAAGCCAATTATAGGCATGGAAGCATATGTAGCGGCCAGGTCGCATCAAGACAGAGATCCGCAAAAAGACAAGGCAAGGTATCACTTGATTTTGCTTGCCATGAACGATACGGGCTACAGAAACTTAATGCAGTTGAGTACTATAGCGAACTTGGACGGCTTCTACTATAAGCCACGTATCGACCATGAATTACTAGAAAAATACGGAGAAGGTTTAATAGTACTGAGTGGTTGCGCCAGCAGCGAGTTGGGTGAGCAACTAAGAATAGACAACTATGAAGAAGCAAAAAAGATTGCTAAATGGTACAAGTCGGTATTCGGCGATAGATATTACTTAGAACTGCAAGATCACGGACACTTGGAGAATCCTTCGAAATGGGAAGTGCAAGTCGGCATTAATACACATTTGGAAAAGTTAGCCAAAGAGTTAGATATACCGTGTGTCGTGACAAGCGATGGTCATTACTTAAGTCACGATTATCAAGAGGCGCACGAAATATTACTTTGCGTTGGTACGGGCGCATATCTTTCGGATGCCAATCGTATGAGTCTCAAGGATTTTGAGTTACACGTTACTGAACCTGATGAAATCATAAAACGCTGGAAAGAAACTAATCCTGAGGCAGTTCGCAACACGAAGAGGATAGCCGACAGATGTGACGTGACGATTGAATTAGGTAAAATTTTAATACCAAAGTTTCCGGTACCCAAGGGTGAAGATGAAAAGTCGTATCTGCATAAACTTGTGTGGCGTGGATTGGCTTGGCGCTACGGCGGCGTCACCCTTGAGAAGTCTGAAAAACTTTCCGTAGACGAAGCAAGAAAGTTGCTTAGCGAAAAAGTAGTGAAGCAGGCTGATTACGAGCTTGGAATCATGGATCAGATGGGCTACAACGGGTATTTTTTGATTGTGCAAGACTTTATGATTTGGGGCAAGAACCGCGGTATTATTTTTGGGCCTGGGCGCGGTAGTGCTGCTGGCTCAATTGTTGCATATTCGTTACGTATCACTGAAATCGACCCAATTCGGTATGATTTGATGTTTGAACGATTCCTCAACCCAAGTCGTATCAGTATGCCCGACATCGACATCGACATCCAAGACACGCGTCGTGACGAAGTGATTCAGTATTGTGCGGAAAAATACGGCGATAGTCGCGTAGCAAACATCGTAACATTCGGCACCATGGCGGCTCGCGCTGCTGTACGCGACGTAGCTCGTGTACTTGAAGTGCCATATGCTGACGCTGACCGTCTGAGTAAGATGATTCCCGCCCCGGTGCAGGGCCGTCACATACCACTGAGTCAGTCAATTAAAGATGATCCTGATTTAAAGGCTGAGTACGAATCTAACCCAGTATCTAAGCGAGTGATTGATTTTGCTACTCGCCTAGAGGGTACGATTCGTAGTCATGGTGTGCATGCCGCAGGTGTGGTGATTGCACCAGACGACATCGTGAAATACGCGCCCCTTGAAATGGCGCAAAAGGGCGTAGTGACTACCCAGTATCCAATGGGACCAATCGAAGAGTTAGGGCTACTCAAGATGGACTTTCTTGGTCTTTCAAACTTGTCGATTATCAACAACACGCTGCGTATTATCCGCAAGGTGTATGAGACAGAGATTGACTTAGCGTCGATTCCAATCGACGACCAAAAGACGTTTGAATTGTTGCAGCGGGCCGACACAACCGGCGTGTTCCAGTTGGAATCTGCCGGGATGAAACGCTACTTGCGTGAACTTAAGCCAACGCTGTTTGAAGATATCATCGCCATGGGCGCGCTATATCGTCCAGGACCAATGGCCGAAATACCGAGGTTCATTGAAGGTAAGAACAATCCATCATCTATTACGTATTTACACGAATCGCTTGAGCCGATTCTTGGCGACACATACGGCGTGATGGTGTATCAGGAGCAGGTAATTAAGCTACTGCAGATGGTTGCTGGCTATACGCCGGGCGAAGCCGACCTGGTGCGCAAAGCGATTGGTAAAAAGAAGCGCGACATCATGGAGGCTGAAGAGCCAAAGTTTATCGAGGGGTGCGTAAAGCAAGGACTGACGAAAGAAAGTGCCGAGCAACTGTGGGCACAGATACAACCGTTTGCCGACTATTCGTTTAACAAGGCGCACGCAACTTGCTACGCGCAAATTAGTTACTGGACAGCGTACTTGAAGGCTCACTACCCAGACGCATTTATGGCCGCGCTTATGACGAGCGACGAAGACGACATAGATCGCTTGGCGATTGAAATTGCCGAGTCTCAGCGTATGGGCATCAAAGTGCTGCCTCCGGACGTGAATGAGTCGTTTGTGGAGTTTGCCGTGGTAAAGGGCAAGAGCCAGATTCGTTTTGGTATGGCGGCAGTCAAGGGAGTGGGCGTGGGTGCGGTTGAAGAAATTTTGCGTGCTCGAAGTGATGGTAAGTTTGCGAGTGTCGTGGATTTTGCCAAACGGGTCAATGTGCAGAAATTTAACAAAAAGGCTTGGGAATCACTCATAAAAACAGGAGGATTTGATCAGCTCGCAGATCGTTCTGATTTACTATTTAATCTTGAATCGATTCAGGGGTTTGCAAGCAAACTGCAAAAGGAGGCCTCTAGTGGACAGACAGACCTCTTTGGGCTACTTGGTGAATCGTCGGAAAGTGTTATGCCATCAATCAGTCTTCAGCCTTCGCCTACGAAGCATACCGAAAAAGAGCGACTGATGTGGGAGCGTGAATTGATGGGGCTGTATATTAGTGCGCATCCGTTGGATGAGTATGCGCAGTATTTCGCAGAGCAGACGGTGCCGCTTAGTACACTAACAAAGGCAAATGATGAACATAAAGCGATTGTCGGTGGTCTGATTAGTACGATGCGTACAATCATAACAAAAAGTGGGACGAAAATGGCATTTATTGGACTCGAGGACAAGACGGGCGAGACAGAGGTGATTGTATTTCCGAAATTATTCCAACAGATTGGCGAACAGTTGAAACAGGATGTCGCGGTCCGTATTGAGGGCACAATAAGTGCACGCGATCGCGAGGGCAATTTGATGGACGACATTAAGGTTATTGCGGATAATATCATGATTGTAACCGACCAGGAGCTTCGTGATTATCAATCGACAGGCGGTGGACCATTGAAGGCACGAGCAGGGTCTGTGACGACAACAAAGCGATCATTCTCGCGCAAGCAAACAAGTCTACCATCGACAGAGTCGTATGCTACGCCCAGTGTGCGAACTGCGACTGTTGCTGCAGCGACCCCTAAGCAAGTATATGTAAATGTAAAAAATCCAGACGACCATACAGTCTTGGAACAACTAAAAAAAACGTGCAGTAGACATCCAGGTGTCGACACGATCATTTTAGTATTGGGCGACGAAAACAAGTCTGCTATTAAGTTGCCTTTTGCAGTTGATGTCGGAGATACTCTGACAGGTGAACTAGGGAAGTTGCTTGGTGAGGATGCTGTCGTCGTAAAATAG
- a CDS encoding TrmH family RNA methyltransferase, producing the protein MSDIIVIAHNIRSTHNIGAIFRTCEGFGVAKIIISGYSPYPNIPNDSRLPHITTKLTSQIHKTALGAEEMVPFEYQDTPDLAALKDAGYKIVGLEQDERSIVLSDYVVPNKVALLLGEEVEGLTPELRSMCDDLIEIPMNGKKESFNVSVATGIALYGLSYPRSVG; encoded by the coding sequence ATGTCTGATATCATCGTTATCGCCCACAATATACGCTCAACTCACAATATTGGTGCAATTTTTCGTACATGCGAAGGCTTTGGTGTTGCAAAAATAATCATTAGTGGCTATTCGCCGTATCCCAATATCCCTAACGATTCAAGATTGCCCCATATTACGACAAAACTAACTAGTCAGATTCACAAAACCGCTCTCGGTGCAGAAGAAATGGTGCCATTTGAATATCAGGATACACCCGACCTCGCAGCACTCAAAGATGCTGGCTATAAAATCGTCGGCCTCGAGCAAGACGAACGATCGATCGTGCTATCAGACTACGTAGTACCCAACAAAGTCGCCCTCCTACTAGGCGAGGAGGTCGAAGGACTCACGCCAGAACTACGCTCAATGTGCGATGATTTGATTGAAATACCAATGAACGGCAAAAAAGAATCGTTTAATGTCAGCGTTGCAACGGGTATCGCGCTCTATGGGCTTAGTTATCCCCGTAGCGTCGGCTAA
- the tadA gene encoding Flp pilus assembly complex ATPase component TadA yields MPYVVEEDSHALAEESKIQQARRDHEEKSTAQRAAILGLPYLDSREFEQQLNLVREGMMTIQEMHEWRMVPLQMGSEYEPFRFGATSNTPESVIQKIKQKYADQGREAQIFLITNSGYTVLMNRYDPPKKVIYDDITIAKTGDSSTIAQVSKTLNTVGSDQILDYLIDQADRLGASDIHVENQRNYIRIRMRVDGALHPVAEINKDKYRILMGAIGSRANISSAANTSQSGHIQKDINRNGATHLLNIRIETVPSMYGQDAVLRLFNFDESMLNLDLLGIPEREMAELREITRHPRGMMLMVGPTGSGKSTTLYSTLNALNNSERKILTLEDPIEYGISGITQIPVDTTHGQTFADGLRSILRMDPDVVMLGEIRDVDTAKTAIQASITGHLVLSSFHANSTSAAFSRMIGMIGINPIFSSAIRLLIAQRLVRKLYDPSKEEYVPDEATQRWIRKTLEGVAADRMEGIDLNNIKLWKPVVHPDAPFGYKGRIVVMEQMVVNQNIQAFLRGDIADANPENIEKEAKRSAGLITLIQAGTLAALRGQTTLEEVNKSI; encoded by the coding sequence ATGCCGTATGTCGTAGAAGAAGATTCCCATGCACTAGCTGAAGAGAGTAAGATTCAGCAAGCTCGACGTGACCACGAAGAGAAGTCAACTGCACAGCGTGCAGCGATTCTAGGGTTGCCATACCTTGATTCACGCGAATTTGAGCAGCAACTAAACCTTGTTCGTGAAGGTATGATGACAATTCAGGAGATGCACGAGTGGCGAATGGTACCACTTCAGATGGGGTCTGAATATGAGCCGTTTCGATTTGGCGCGACGAGCAATACGCCAGAGTCGGTCATACAAAAAATTAAGCAAAAGTACGCCGACCAGGGTCGCGAAGCACAAATATTTCTGATTACGAATAGCGGCTACACGGTCCTGATGAACCGTTACGATCCTCCTAAAAAGGTCATTTACGACGACATTACCATAGCTAAGACTGGCGACAGTTCTACGATTGCGCAGGTGAGCAAGACGCTCAATACCGTTGGGTCCGACCAAATATTAGACTATCTAATAGATCAGGCCGATCGCTTGGGCGCCAGCGATATTCACGTTGAGAACCAGCGCAACTATATACGTATTCGCATGCGTGTGGACGGCGCCTTGCATCCGGTCGCAGAAATCAACAAAGACAAATATCGTATACTGATGGGCGCCATCGGCTCACGAGCGAATATCTCATCTGCCGCTAATACATCGCAGTCCGGTCATATTCAAAAGGACATTAACAGAAACGGCGCGACCCACTTATTGAACATTCGTATTGAAACTGTGCCAAGTATGTATGGCCAAGACGCCGTATTGCGTCTATTTAACTTTGACGAGTCTATGCTAAACCTTGATCTACTCGGTATACCAGAACGCGAAATGGCTGAGCTTCGAGAGATTACACGACACCCACGCGGTATGATGCTGATGGTTGGACCTACGGGTAGTGGTAAATCAACTACTCTCTATAGTACTTTGAACGCTCTTAATAATTCCGAGCGCAAGATTCTGACACTTGAGGATCCGATTGAGTACGGTATCAGCGGAATCACACAAATTCCAGTCGATACGACGCATGGTCAAACGTTTGCCGACGGATTGCGATCAATCCTGCGCATGGACCCTGATGTCGTTATGCTTGGTGAGATTCGTGATGTCGATACTGCAAAAACAGCCATCCAGGCTTCGATTACTGGCCACTTGGTGCTTAGTTCGTTTCACGCAAATTCTACTTCTGCTGCATTTAGCCGTATGATTGGCATGATTGGCATCAATCCGATATTCAGTAGCGCCATACGATTGCTCATCGCACAGCGATTGGTTCGAAAATTATATGATCCGTCCAAAGAAGAGTACGTACCCGACGAGGCGACACAACGATGGATACGCAAAACACTCGAAGGCGTGGCGGCCGATAGGATGGAGGGTATCGACCTTAACAACATTAAACTTTGGAAGCCTGTAGTACACCCAGATGCGCCATTCGGATATAAGGGTCGTATAGTCGTTATGGAACAGATGGTTGTTAATCAAAACATCCAAGCCTTCTTGCGCGGCGACATTGCCGATGCAAATCCTGAGAATATTGAAAAAGAAGCAAAGCGTTCCGCTGGTCTTATTACTCTCATTCAAGCGGGTACGTTGGCGGCCTTGCGGGGGCAGACTACTTTAGAAGAAGTCAATAAATCTATATAG
- the rplS gene encoding 50S ribosomal protein L19: MSFALIQKVNDEQKKPAVVDARSGDTVRVHQKIREGNKERIQVFEGVVIRTDNKKQHTSRITVRKVTSGVGVEKSFLLHNPLVEKVEIVRRSKVRRNFLSYLRHRSGKSARLTAVNFDRAAVNEVADSRVEEEAVVEAEAEAPQNEEK, from the coding sequence ATGAGTTTTGCATTAATCCAAAAAGTGAATGACGAGCAGAAAAAACCTGCTGTCGTAGACGCACGAAGCGGCGATACTGTTCGCGTGCACCAGAAAATCCGTGAAGGCAATAAAGAGCGTATTCAGGTCTTCGAAGGTGTTGTTATCCGCACTGACAACAAGAAGCAGCATACAAGCCGCATTACAGTGCGAAAGGTAACGAGTGGCGTTGGCGTTGAAAAGAGCTTCTTGCTTCATAACCCGCTTGTTGAAAAAGTCGAGATTGTTCGCCGTTCAAAGGTTCGCCGTAACTTCTTGTCATACCTACGTCACCGTAGTGGTAAGAGTGCACGTTTGACCGCAGTGAACTTTGATCGTGCAGCAGTCAACGAGGTTGCTGACTCACGCGTCGAAGAAGAGGCTGTAGTGGAAGCTGAAGCTGAAGCTCCACAAAACGAAGAGAAATAA